In Cryptococcus gattii WM276 chromosome A, complete sequence, one genomic interval encodes:
- a CDS encoding Hypothetical protein (Similar to TIGR gene model, INSD accession AAW41304.1; CNA07760) yields the protein MAMWIALTITRPFDPCFRRDVMVTIWKAERTPKATNSKRSSIRPTAAHLREARKANSKAIRTAKAERTMRKILFALPELSHNLILHQFLHPAWLREQSDLHSNFAPSVDRLISEYSQVQYQHTTLYWLKKFELSGKRVVRNGLSFSNNWRKNKLHCGNTVCEPDERLFFVSRSMFQLWDVHIHPNEPNGSSMLITNSFLIDNVLFKRFSMVGKNVALGMPVI from the exons ATGGCAATGTGGATCGCACTGACGATAACGAGGCCTTTTGACCCTTGCTTCAGGAGGGACGTCATGGTCACAATTTGGAAAGCTGAGCGAACCCCAAAAGCGACAAACAGTAAACGAAGTTCAATCCGTCCGACGGCCGCCCATCTTCGAGAAGCACGGAAAGCGAATAGCAAGGCGATTAGGACTGCCAAGGCTGAAAGGACGATGAGG AAGATCCTCTTTGCCCTACCCGAGCTATCTCACAATTTGATCCTACACCAGTTCCTGCATCCCGCTTGGCTGCGAGAACAGTCAGATCTTCATTCGAATTTCGCCCCGTCTGTTGATCGTCTAATCAGCGAGTATAGCCAAGTCCAATATCAACATACGACATTGTACTGGCTGAAGAAATTTGAGCTTTCCGGAAAGAGAGTAGTGAGGAATGGGCTATCATTCTCGAATAATTGGCGGAAGAACAAGTTGCACTGTGGCAATACGGTATGTGAGCCTGACGAGAGATTATTTTTTGTTAGCAGGTCCATGTTCCAGCTTTGGGACGTACATATCCACCCAAATGAGCCGAATGGTTCTAGCATGTTGATAACCAACTCTTTTCTGATAGATAATGTGCTCTTCAAGCGTTTTTCGATGGTTGGTAAGAACGTTGCTCTTGGTATGCCCGTGATCTAA